ATGAAGTTCCAGAAGATGAGATATTGAAAAAATATAAAATTGAGCCGGGAATTTTGAGGTATAAGGTTGAACAGGCAAAGTGGATGATTTATTCAACAAAAGAAATTGCAAAATTATTGAATAGAAATATAGATACATTATCAAAATTAGAAATCAGATTGGAGTATGGAGCAAAAGAGGATATTATTGAACTGCTAAAAATCAAATATGTTGGTAGGGCTAGAGCAAGGAAGTTGTATGATGCAGGAATTAGGAGTGTTGAGGATATAATAAACAATCCAAAAAAAGTTGCATCATTGTTGGGAGAAAAGATAGCAAAGAAAATTTTAGGAGAGTTGGGAATGAAGTTTGGGCAACAGACGTTGCAAATTTGAAAGATTTAAAATTAAATTAAGTTTTATTGACTTTTCATAACCTCACATAATTTTTTCAAAAATTGAAGTTTTGGAGCTTTTGCATCTACTTCTATACAACCACAAATTCTCCAATGCTCCCTTGGATAACACTTATCTCTATAAACTTTCACATTATATCCCATTTTTTTCAAAGCAGCCTCTATCTCTTTTAATTTTGGATTTTCTATGGCTATATCTTTTGGAACCTTTCTACCTTCCTTTCTGCTTTTATTTTTGTCTATGTAATTTGGCCAAATAATCATATTTCACCACCTTAAAGAAGATTTGCAGTAGTAAAAAATAATAAATTAACAAGTTTACCACAACTTGAACCATTTTTCTCTGCCAAATACATACGCAAGGGCAAACAGAACAAGCAATGATATCCCCATCACAACCCAAAATCCATTGGGGCTATCAACCAACGGCATATACTTAAAGTTCATCCCAAAAATTCCAGTAATCCACATTGGAACTGCAAAGAGTGTTGTAACCATTGTTAAAA
The sequence above is a segment of the Methanotorris igneus Kol 5 genome. Coding sequences within it:
- a CDS encoding signal recognition particle subunit SRP19/SEC65 family protein yields the protein MIIWPNYIDKNKSRKEGRKVPKDIAIENPKLKEIEAALKKMGYNVKVYRDKCYPREHWRICGCIEVDAKAPKLQFLKKLCEVMKSQ